One segment of Planctomycetota bacterium DNA contains the following:
- a CDS encoding sugar phosphate isomerase/epimerase family protein, producing the protein MRFAICNELFEGWPQERVFQYCADVGYDGVEMAPFTLADDIRALPASRAGELRRAAETAGISIVGLHWLLKSPAGLSINGPDAAARENTRDFMFALIRLCRELGGEVLVFGSPAQRSIGENDSYEAAWARSIEMFRTCGEEAARRGAVIALEPLTTRETNFLTTAAETVRLIEAVGCPAVRLHLDVKAMVGGEQRPPAQVIAEHREHLAHFHANDANLRGPGFGDTDFAPIARALHEIGYRGYVSVEVFDYSPDPETVATRSLAYLRETFGNR; encoded by the coding sequence ATGCGGTTCGCCATCTGCAACGAGTTGTTCGAGGGCTGGCCGCAGGAACGGGTGTTCCAGTACTGCGCCGACGTGGGCTACGACGGGGTGGAGATGGCCCCCTTCACGTTAGCGGACGACATCCGCGCGCTGCCGGCGTCGCGCGCTGGGGAGCTTCGTCGCGCAGCCGAGACCGCGGGGATCTCGATCGTGGGCCTCCATTGGCTCCTCAAGAGCCCTGCCGGGCTCTCGATCAATGGCCCGGACGCGGCGGCTCGGGAGAACACGCGCGACTTCATGTTCGCGCTCATCCGCCTGTGCCGCGAGCTGGGCGGCGAGGTGCTGGTGTTCGGGTCGCCGGCGCAGCGGAGCATCGGCGAGAACGACAGCTACGAGGCGGCGTGGGCCCGAAGCATCGAGATGTTCAGGACTTGCGGCGAGGAAGCCGCGCGGCGCGGCGCGGTCATCGCCCTGGAGCCTCTCACGACCCGAGAAACCAATTTCCTCACGACGGCGGCCGAGACCGTGCGGCTCATCGAGGCGGTGGGCTGCCCCGCCGTGCGGCTGCATCTGGACGTGAAGGCGATGGTCGGCGGCGAGCAGCGGCCGCCGGCTCAGGTCATCGCCGAGCACCGAGAGCATCTGGCGCACTTCCACGCCAACGATGCGAACCTGCGTGGGCCGGGCTTTGGAGACACGGACTTCGCACCTATCGCCAGGGCTCTGCACGAGATCGGCTACCGCGGGTACGTGTCGGTGGAGGTCTTCGACTACTCGCCGGACCCGGAGACAGTCGCCACGCGGTCGCTGGCATACCTTCGAGAGACGTTTGGCAACCGGTAG
- a CDS encoding PmoA family protein gives MPKKRMVVEAGPRPRYNVPMSAPLGRHTKAKLTDEATGRPVACQVLHGNIHWLLDYAPAGADKAYVVEVDKGGATAAPGVAATRKDDKIEFAVFGSPFTTYNFGKEWARPFFYPVLGPEGVQITRNYPLLEGVPGETTDHHHHKSIWVAHGDVNGVDNWSEEKDHGLQVSKRIKELVDGPVVAVLRQDLEWVSCRGKRVLAEEREVRIYAVPTSERVIDLTVTFKAPWEKVTFGDTKEGGICSVRVATSMDGSRGGRIENSYGATTEAECWGRPAPWCDYSGPVGGKVVGIAIFDTPGNLRYPTTWHVRDYGLMTANPFGLSHFRPGSGERGDHVLEKGGQLVFRYRIFMHLGDASQGHVREKYHDYINPPKVRFEK, from the coding sequence ATGCCGAAGAAGCGAATGGTGGTTGAAGCCGGCCCTCGGCCCCGCTACAACGTGCCCATGAGCGCGCCGTTGGGCCGCCACACCAAGGCCAAGCTGACGGATGAGGCCACGGGGCGGCCCGTGGCATGCCAGGTGCTGCACGGCAACATCCACTGGCTCCTCGACTATGCCCCGGCCGGCGCAGACAAGGCCTACGTGGTCGAGGTGGACAAGGGCGGCGCCACGGCGGCGCCCGGCGTCGCGGCCACGCGCAAGGACGACAAGATCGAGTTCGCCGTCTTCGGCAGCCCGTTCACCACGTACAACTTCGGCAAGGAGTGGGCGCGCCCGTTCTTCTATCCCGTGCTCGGCCCCGAGGGCGTCCAGATCACCCGCAACTACCCGCTCCTCGAGGGCGTGCCAGGCGAGACCACCGACCACCATCACCACAAGAGCATCTGGGTCGCCCACGGCGACGTGAATGGCGTGGACAATTGGTCGGAGGAGAAGGACCACGGCCTGCAAGTGAGCAAGCGCATCAAGGAACTGGTGGATGGCCCCGTGGTGGCCGTGCTGCGCCAGGACCTCGAGTGGGTGTCGTGCCGCGGCAAGCGGGTGCTTGCCGAGGAGCGCGAGGTGCGCATCTACGCCGTGCCCACCAGCGAGCGAGTCATCGACCTCACCGTCACATTCAAGGCCCCGTGGGAGAAGGTGACGTTCGGCGACACGAAGGAGGGCGGGATCTGCTCGGTGCGGGTGGCGACCTCGATGGACGGCAGCCGCGGCGGGAGGATCGAGAACTCGTACGGCGCGACCACGGAGGCCGAGTGCTGGGGCCGTCCGGCGCCCTGGTGCGACTACTCGGGGCCGGTCGGGGGCAAGGTGGTGGGCATTGCCATCTTCGACACCCCCGGCAACCTGCGCTACCCGACCACCTGGCACGTGCGCGACTACGGCCTGATGACGGCCAACCCCTTCGGCCTCAGCCACTTCCGCCCTGGCTCGGGCGAGCGCGGCGACCACGTGCTCGAGAAGGGCGGCCAACTGGTCTTCCGCTACCGCATCTTCATGCACCTGGGCGACGCCAGTCAGGGGCACGTGCGCGAGAAGTACCACGACTACATAAACCCCCCGAAGGTCAGGTTCGAGAAGTAG
- a CDS encoding hydrogenase maturation protease — protein sequence MVRCLRDDGLGPGVLAVDACTALVDALDLVPSGADVLVVDAVSGGGAPGTVYRIPLGDLAAQRAVTLHDPSLPEAFAMARLSGASFGTVTVLGVEPARVAPGAELSPVLAQRLPAIVETVRGEIERLSGLTRAR from the coding sequence GTGGTTCGGTGTCTCCGCGACGATGGCTTGGGGCCAGGCGTGCTGGCCGTAGATGCCTGCACTGCGCTGGTGGACGCGCTGGACCTTGTGCCCTCAGGGGCCGACGTGCTGGTGGTTGATGCGGTGTCGGGCGGCGGCGCGCCGGGCACCGTGTACCGCATCCCCCTCGGCGACCTGGCGGCCCAGCGCGCGGTGACGCTGCACGACCCGTCGTTGCCCGAGGCGTTCGCGATGGCGCGCCTGTCGGGGGCCTCGTTCGGCACAGTGACGGTGCTCGGGGTGGAGCCGGCGAGGGTGGCGCCCGGCGCGGAACTCAGCCCGGTGCTTGCGCAGCGCCTGCCCGCGATTGTCGAGACCGTGCGGGGCGAAATCGAGCGGCTGTCGGGCTTGACTCGCGCGCGGTGA